A single window of Chloracidobacterium thermophilum B DNA harbors:
- the surE gene encoding 5'/3'-nucleotidase SurE yields the protein MPLILVTNDDSIYASGLRALVEQLQTLGEVMVVAPASEHSGCSRSVTLGRPLRIRKQRERDGWYAVEGTPTDCIVLALHWLLKGQPRPDIVVSGINRGANLGDSVTYSGTVAGALEGAVNGIPSLAFSLVSRTEFDYTHAAPFAARLTRKVLQAGLPKHTLLNVNIPPGPIRGYRFTRTGTKLLCTNIEERFDPRGRPYYWIGTEADGRDEAPDVDYTAIAEGLVAITPLRNDLTDRSALAHLKSWETEDL from the coding sequence ATGCCACTCATTTTGGTCACGAATGACGACAGCATCTATGCCTCCGGGCTGCGCGCACTCGTCGAGCAGCTTCAGACCCTGGGCGAAGTCATGGTTGTTGCCCCGGCCAGCGAACACAGCGGTTGCTCCCGCTCGGTGACGCTGGGGCGTCCACTCCGCATTCGCAAACAGCGCGAGCGGGACGGCTGGTATGCCGTGGAAGGGACGCCAACAGACTGCATCGTGCTGGCGCTGCACTGGCTTCTGAAGGGCCAGCCCCGCCCGGACATCGTCGTTTCCGGCATCAATCGCGGCGCCAATCTGGGTGACAGTGTCACCTATTCCGGCACTGTGGCTGGGGCGCTCGAAGGTGCAGTCAATGGCATCCCAAGCCTTGCTTTCTCGCTCGTTTCGCGGACAGAGTTTGATTACACCCACGCAGCGCCCTTTGCTGCCCGCCTGACCCGCAAAGTCCTGCAGGCCGGCCTTCCCAAACACACCCTGCTGAATGTCAACATTCCGCCAGGGCCGATTCGCGGCTACCGGTTCACGCGGACCGGAACCAAGCTGCTTTGTACCAACATCGAGGAACGGTTTGACCCACGCGGACGGCCCTACTACTGGATTGGTACGGAAGCCGACGGACGCGACGAAGCGCCGGACGTGGACTACACGGCCATTGCCGAAGGGTTGGTGGCGATCACCCCCCTGCGCAATGACCTCACC
- a CDS encoding DNA-methyltransferase, with product MTLDTVVHGDCLAVLRQLPSEMADLTFADPPFNLSKKYRSYDDQRSSDEYLDWCRRWLQELLRITKPTGSIVVHNIPRWLTHYAAFLNERADFRHWIAWEALGMPLGKTLMPRHYGILFYARDKRQQKFYEIRHPHRRCRKCGVLHRDYGGKKHGLHPFGPLVSDVWSDLHRVKHASRRDPHPCQLPETLLERLLLMTTDAGDVVVDPFAGTGTTLVAAKKLGRHYLGIEIDAGYVAVARERLSQTQATSRIGEVWVSQVRGNLVTIRDCDWPYLQAYYAIPASAAAIEAAPIAFDQRLAPMIARPGPALTEASATPAMRRRKTA from the coding sequence GTGACCCTCGATACCGTCGTGCACGGCGATTGCTTGGCTGTGCTACGCCAACTGCCGTCGGAAATGGCTGACCTGACCTTTGCCGACCCGCCTTTCAATCTGTCCAAAAAATACCGGAGCTATGATGACCAGCGGAGCAGTGACGAATATCTCGACTGGTGTCGGCGGTGGTTACAGGAACTGCTCCGCATCACCAAACCAACGGGGAGCATCGTGGTTCATAACATTCCCCGGTGGTTGACTCACTACGCCGCCTTTCTCAACGAAAGAGCTGACTTCCGCCACTGGATTGCCTGGGAGGCGCTGGGGATGCCGCTGGGAAAGACGCTCATGCCGCGTCACTACGGCATTCTGTTTTATGCACGGGACAAACGGCAGCAGAAGTTTTATGAAATCCGCCACCCGCACCGGCGCTGTCGCAAGTGTGGTGTCCTGCACCGGGACTATGGCGGGAAAAAACACGGGTTACATCCTTTCGGGCCGCTCGTTTCCGATGTCTGGAGTGACCTGCACCGTGTCAAGCATGCCTCACGCCGTGACCCGCATCCCTGCCAACTGCCGGAAACCCTGCTCGAACGATTGCTGCTGATGACGACTGACGCCGGAGATGTCGTTGTTGACCCCTTTGCCGGCACGGGCACGACGCTGGTTGCTGCCAAAAAGCTGGGGCGGCACTATCTGGGGATCGAGATTGATGCTGGCTATGTCGCCGTCGCCCGGGAACGGTTGTCCCAGACGCAGGCTACGTCGCGGATTGGGGAAGTCTGGGTCAGTCAGGTGCGTGGCAATCTGGTGACGATTCGGGATTGTGACTGGCCCTATCTGCAAGCGTACTACGCCATTCCTGCGTCAGCCGCAGCGATTGAGGCAGCTCCGATTGCTTTTGACCAGCGGTTGGCGCCGATGATTGCGCGGCCAGGCCCGGCGCTGACCGAAGCTTCAGCCACACCAGCCATGCGCCGGCGAAAAACAGCTTGA
- a CDS encoding two-component regulator propeller domain-containing protein: MSRLSAHLFGIGIWVCLWWALGMASEGRSLRDYTLDAWRDELPQAAVLALAQDRQGYLWIGTYEGLVRFDGVRFATFDKRTTPAFRNHNIRCIFEDRDGTLWIGTFGGGVVRYRDGVFEALTTEQGLASDFVLDIAQTPDGALWFATSRGLTRWHQNQWQTLTIKDGLPLDSLQQLALAPDGTLWIGTYGRGLAAFRNGVFHNHSLNGGKPNDIVFALHVARDGTVWAGTNQQGLLHLDAQGQILTQYARRTGFPDDAVHALYEDTDGALWVGIENGGLGRFSQGRWDWRTPKDGLLHRFVRAICRDHEGSCWVGTNGGLNRLREARIVNLSTYHGLTDANVRVVLEDSQGRLWVGLDEAGIDCLEKGQWKHYGLETGMKTLGVRSITEDTQGRIWFGLNQGGVLCFTNGRWRSITTADGLTNDNVYAVCAAQDGTLWVGTVGGGINVLREGQVIRTIDAQSENITGGNIRVIAQLRDNAMWIGTNGRGLIRVQGEDITRFTVKEGLPSNLVFALHEAADGTLWIGTGGGLAWYREGRFGTITHKDGLFDDTVFAILPDAADNFWMSCNRGIFRLDRQEREAFLSGAQSQVNCTTFDLSDGMGANQCNGTSQPCALRLRDGRLAFATIGGLALLAPERLPFNAQPPAVVIESVITERQTFLAPTQVVIEPGTGKFEIHYTALSFLAPQRMRFRFRLEGFDESWVEAATRRTAYYTNLPPGTYRFHVTACNNDGVWNESGTTATLVVKPFFYQTLWARGLGLLVLSLLVLGGFRWRNLALQRRAAALERQVAVRTAQLNEKNAALERALQEIQAAQQEANRKNQELGRKNEALLELHRQANAIFTALTDVLPGTVIAGKYRLVKKIGGGGFGVVYQAEQVALQRPVAVKIFRPSGKNATTASVERFRREGISACRINHPNAVSVIDFGVSEDGIAYLVMELLQGVSLATELKLCGALPVERSIAIMLPVCDVLATAHEAGVIHRDIKPDNIFLHQTPEGEVVKVVDFGIAKLLEPDADDPLAGITETGGVVGTPIYMSPERLDDRPYDGRSDVYSAGVVLYEMLTGRVPFPSTGKGTLGVIIGHLRQPPPPLEGIPAKVADVVLQALAKSPDERPTAREFGNRLAAAAGMQPYRGVTATTGRVSFPSRTNTAEKEEMMQEASQDTLLERSPTQLLVRSPTDASTSPDTQPLHKKLILPE, encoded by the coding sequence ATGTCCCGATTAAGTGCGCATCTGTTCGGAATCGGTATCTGGGTGTGCCTGTGGTGGGCGCTCGGAATGGCCTCCGAGGGCCGTTCGCTGCGTGACTACACGCTGGATGCCTGGCGGGATGAACTGCCACAGGCCGCCGTGCTGGCGCTGGCGCAGGACCGCCAGGGCTACCTGTGGATTGGCACCTACGAAGGTCTGGTGCGCTTCGATGGCGTCCGCTTCGCCACTTTTGACAAACGCACCACGCCCGCCTTCCGCAACCATAACATCCGGTGCATCTTTGAGGACCGCGACGGCACGCTGTGGATTGGTACGTTTGGCGGCGGCGTCGTGCGCTACCGGGATGGCGTCTTTGAAGCCCTGACCACGGAACAGGGACTGGCCAGTGACTTCGTGCTGGACATTGCCCAAACCCCGGATGGTGCGCTCTGGTTCGCCACCAGCCGTGGGCTGACCCGCTGGCATCAAAACCAGTGGCAGACGCTGACGATTAAAGATGGACTCCCCCTCGACAGCCTCCAGCAGCTTGCCCTGGCCCCCGACGGAACGCTCTGGATTGGCACGTACGGGCGTGGTCTGGCTGCCTTTCGGAACGGCGTCTTTCACAATCATTCCCTCAACGGTGGCAAACCGAACGACATCGTTTTTGCCCTGCATGTCGCGCGGGATGGAACGGTGTGGGCCGGGACGAACCAGCAGGGGCTGCTGCATCTCGATGCTCAAGGGCAAATTCTCACCCAGTATGCACGCCGGACAGGCTTTCCCGATGATGCCGTCCACGCCCTGTATGAGGATACTGACGGGGCACTCTGGGTCGGTATCGAAAATGGCGGACTGGGGCGCTTCTCGCAGGGACGATGGGACTGGCGCACCCCCAAAGATGGGCTTCTGCACCGGTTCGTACGGGCCATCTGCCGCGACCACGAAGGGAGTTGCTGGGTCGGCACGAATGGCGGTCTCAACCGCCTGCGTGAAGCCAGGATCGTCAACCTGAGCACGTACCATGGGCTGACCGATGCGAATGTGCGCGTCGTCCTGGAGGACAGCCAGGGCCGGCTCTGGGTCGGTCTCGATGAAGCTGGCATTGACTGCCTCGAAAAAGGACAGTGGAAGCACTACGGGCTGGAAACCGGCATGAAAACCCTGGGCGTCCGGTCCATCACCGAAGACACCCAGGGGCGTATCTGGTTCGGACTCAACCAGGGAGGTGTTCTCTGTTTCACCAATGGACGGTGGCGCTCCATCACAACGGCCGACGGCCTCACCAACGACAACGTCTATGCCGTCTGTGCCGCACAGGATGGAACGCTCTGGGTCGGAACGGTCGGCGGCGGGATCAATGTTCTGCGGGAGGGGCAAGTCATCCGCACCATTGACGCCCAGAGTGAAAACATCACCGGTGGCAACATTCGCGTCATCGCGCAACTGCGCGACAACGCGATGTGGATTGGCACCAACGGGCGCGGTCTGATTCGCGTCCAGGGTGAGGACATCACCCGTTTCACCGTCAAGGAAGGGCTCCCCAGCAATCTGGTTTTTGCCCTTCATGAAGCTGCCGATGGCACACTGTGGATTGGCACCGGCGGCGGACTGGCCTGGTACCGCGAGGGACGTTTTGGGACAATCACCCACAAGGATGGACTCTTCGACGACACCGTGTTTGCCATCCTTCCCGATGCCGCCGACAACTTCTGGATGAGCTGCAACCGTGGCATCTTCCGGCTCGACCGGCAGGAACGCGAAGCTTTCCTGTCCGGCGCACAATCCCAAGTCAACTGCACGACGTTTGACCTCAGCGACGGCATGGGCGCCAACCAGTGCAACGGCACGTCCCAACCCTGCGCCCTGCGGTTGCGGGACGGACGGCTGGCCTTTGCCACAATCGGCGGACTTGCCCTGCTGGCTCCCGAACGGCTGCCGTTCAACGCCCAGCCGCCGGCCGTCGTCATCGAAAGTGTCATCACGGAACGACAAACCTTTTTGGCGCCGACCCAGGTGGTCATCGAACCCGGCACCGGGAAATTCGAGATTCACTACACGGCGCTGAGCTTTCTGGCGCCCCAACGGATGCGCTTCCGCTTTCGGCTCGAAGGCTTTGACGAAAGCTGGGTGGAAGCGGCGACGCGCCGTACGGCCTACTACACCAACCTCCCGCCGGGGACGTACCGGTTCCATGTCACGGCCTGCAACAACGACGGCGTGTGGAACGAGTCCGGCACAACGGCGACCCTGGTGGTCAAGCCGTTCTTTTACCAGACCCTCTGGGCCCGTGGGCTGGGGCTGCTGGTGCTCAGTCTGCTGGTTCTGGGTGGATTTCGCTGGCGCAACCTGGCGCTCCAGCGCCGGGCGGCTGCACTGGAGCGACAGGTTGCTGTCCGTACGGCGCAGCTCAACGAAAAGAATGCGGCGCTGGAACGCGCACTCCAGGAAATTCAGGCGGCCCAGCAGGAAGCCAACCGCAAAAACCAGGAACTGGGGCGCAAAAATGAGGCGTTGCTGGAGCTGCACCGCCAGGCCAATGCGATTTTCACCGCCCTGACGGATGTCCTGCCGGGAACGGTCATTGCCGGCAAGTACCGACTGGTGAAAAAGATTGGCGGGGGCGGGTTTGGCGTCGTCTATCAGGCGGAACAAGTTGCCCTGCAACGCCCGGTGGCTGTCAAGATTTTTCGTCCCAGCGGCAAAAACGCCACGACAGCCAGTGTCGAGCGTTTCCGGCGCGAAGGCATTTCGGCCTGCCGCATCAATCACCCGAATGCGGTCAGTGTGATTGACTTCGGCGTGTCGGAGGATGGCATTGCTTATCTGGTCATGGAACTGCTCCAGGGCGTTTCCCTGGCCACGGAACTGAAACTCTGCGGGGCGCTCCCGGTTGAACGGAGCATCGCCATCATGCTGCCGGTGTGTGACGTGCTGGCCACGGCGCATGAGGCCGGGGTCATTCACCGCGACATCAAACCGGACAACATCTTTCTGCACCAGACACCGGAGGGTGAAGTCGTCAAGGTCGTGGATTTCGGCATTGCCAAGTTGTTGGAGCCGGACGCCGACGACCCGCTGGCCGGGATCACCGAAACCGGCGGCGTCGTGGGAACGCCCATCTACATGTCGCCAGAGCGGCTCGATGATCGTCCCTACGATGGGCGTTCGGATGTCTATAGCGCCGGAGTCGTGCTGTACGAGATGCTCACCGGGCGGGTGCCCTTCCCATCCACTGGCAAAGGCACGTTGGGCGTCATCATCGGACACCTCAGGCAGCCCCCGCCGCCGCTGGAAGGTATCCCGGCAAAAGTGGCCGACGTGGTTCTGCAGGCGCTGGCCAAGTCACCTGACGAACGTCCGACGGCGCGCGAGTTTGGCAATCGTCTCGCGGCGGCGGCCGGGATGCAACCTTACCGGGGTGTCACGGCCACGACCGGGCGGGTGTCTTTCCCTTCCCGTACCAACACGGCCGAAAAAGAGGAGATGATGCAGGAAGCATCGCAAGACACATTGCTGGAGCGATCGCCAACCCAATTGCTGGTGCGGTCGCCGACTGACGCCAGCACCAGCCCTGACACGCAACCACTCCACAAAAAGTTGATTTTGCCGGAGTGA
- a CDS encoding esterase/lipase family protein — MPSPIVIVAGHFLEWRAYLPLANRLRAEPFNRQVWIAPIEPYHWWQSSGANFRPVIDVMAQCIETVAEQTGAPVTVIGHSAGGRLTRKFLGEDDYCGRRYAGHRFVTTLVCLGTPHHSSAPASSVSTRWANEHYPGAFFAPKIRYVSVISRYIRGNREGTLAERTAYALYESLLGAPGDVWGDGIVPEPCMALEGSEVIRLEGVYHLPVPLLTWYDDPKILPRWAMNI, encoded by the coding sequence ATGCCTTCCCCCATTGTCATCGTTGCCGGTCACTTCCTTGAATGGCGGGCTTATCTTCCCCTTGCCAACCGTCTGCGGGCCGAACCCTTCAACCGGCAGGTGTGGATTGCTCCCATTGAGCCTTACCACTGGTGGCAGTCCTCCGGGGCCAACTTCCGCCCGGTCATAGACGTGATGGCACAGTGCATTGAAACCGTCGCTGAACAGACCGGTGCGCCGGTCACGGTCATCGGCCACAGCGCCGGCGGGCGGCTGACACGGAAGTTTCTCGGCGAGGATGACTACTGCGGACGCCGTTACGCCGGCCATCGCTTCGTCACCACGCTGGTCTGCCTTGGCACGCCGCACCACAGCTCGGCCCCGGCCAGTTCGGTCTCGACCCGCTGGGCCAATGAGCACTATCCCGGCGCGTTTTTTGCTCCGAAAATCCGCTATGTGAGCGTGATCAGCCGGTACATCCGGGGCAACCGTGAAGGAACGCTGGCTGAACGGACAGCCTATGCCCTGTATGAAAGCCTGCTGGGTGCGCCGGGGGATGTCTGGGGCGATGGCATCGTGCCGGAACCCTGCATGGCGCTGGAAGGTTCGGAAGTCATCCGGCTTGAAGGCGTGTATCACCTGCCCGTTCCGCTGCTGACATGGTACGATGACCCAAAAATTCTGCCCCGCTGGGCCATGAACATCTAA